CTGCACCACCACCATCTTCGCCTACGAGGCGGGAACGGTCTTGACCGAGGACCGGGTGATGATGCTCAGGCAGGGAGTCAACAAGTTCAAGAGCCAGGACACCTGCAACGAGTCCTGGAACTACGAGCGCGATGACCCGCTCGAGACCAGGTATCTCCTCTGGAGCATAGACAAGGACGAGTACGGCTCGACAGTTCTCGAGGTGACGAACTTAAGGCTAGGTGGAGATGGCCTCCTCGACATCGACCCGGAATACCCTGAAGCATCGATCTTTTATCGGGGAGACTGAGCGAGCGATGCATTTTAAGCTTCTAGCGCTGAGCCTGATGCTTGCCGGTTTGCTCTCTGGCTCTTGTCCACGCGAGCGGACACTGCATCGTGCCGATTCACCCTGTTCGGGCCGGTCACGCTCCAGTCACGCCTCCTCGACTAGCCTGCTCTCACGGTTCTTGCAAGGGAATACAGGAGGTAGGAGAAGATGAAAATAAGAGGCAACTTGACCCTGCTCGTGGTGCTGGTGGCGGCGTTTCTCGCCGCCTGCAACGGCGGCACCTCCGCGCCGCCGGGCAGTGGCGACTTCCAGCTTTCCCTCACGCCCGCCAGCTTGAGCGTCGCTAGGGGCGCCGTCGCCACCACCACGGTCACGCTCGAGCGCTCGGGTGGCTTCACCGGCGCCGTGAGCGTCTCGCTGCACAATCCTCCTGCTGGCATCAGCGCCGCGCCCCTGACGATTCCCGCCGACGCGGTGAGCGCCGAGCTGACGCTCAGCGCCGCGAGCAGCGCCGCCAGCGGCCCCGCTTCACTGACGGTCCAGGGCTCGAGCGGCAACGTGAGCCGGATGGCCTCGCTCGCTTTGACGGTCGGTGAGGGCGGCGGCAATAACGGCGGCAATAACGGCAGTGGTGAGCGGCCGATCATCCACGCCTTCGCTGCCGACCCGGCGACCATCGCTCCCGGCCAGGCGAGCACGCTTTCCTGGAGCGTAACGGGCGCGACCGGCCTCGTCATAGATCAGGGCGTGGGCGCGGTGACGGGCTCGAGCACAGCGGTATCGCCTGCCCAGACCACGGAGTACACCCTCACCGCCACCAACGCGGCGGGCTCGGTGAGCGCCAAGGCCACGGTGAGGGTCACGGCTGACGGCGGCGGGGGCGGTGCCATCAGCACCTTCTTTCTCCCCTTCGTCCAGATGGGCGACACCATCTACAACACCGAGGCGCCGAAGGTCGCCGTGGACGCCGCGGGCGGCGTTCACGTGGCGCACGACTTTGCCAGCGCCTCAGACGATCACCCGATGTTCTACGGCTACTGCCCCGGAGACTGCACCGAGGCGAGCAGGTTCACGCTGGTCGCGCTCGGCGCCAGAGAATCCGCTTTCGAGGTGAACCTCGTCCTCGACCCTCAGGGCCGGCCCAGGATGCTTTGGGACGTCTATCAGGCCTTTCGCTACGCCGAGTGCAATGCCAACTGCACCGACGCCTCGGCGTGGACGCTGACCACCATCCCGACGGGCCAGGACCTCACCGAGACGAGCAAGCGCCTCCTCGCGCTCGACGCACAAGGGCGACCCCGCTTTGTCTACACCTACAAGAACTCGCATATCGAAGCAGAGAACGGCACCTTCTACGTCTACTGCGACGCCTCCTGCACGGACGGCGCCAACTGGCGCAGGCTGCGGCTCAGCCCCTACGTCCTCCAGCGCCCGATGCTGGCCCTGACGCCCGCGGGCCAGCCCCGCCTCGCCTTCTACGACTACTACGAGGTCAACGGGCAAGACGTGCCGTTCGTGGGTTACCTCGAGTGCAACGCCGGCTGCGACAACGCGGCTGGCTGGACGGAGACGCCCCTGTTCGCCCTCGAGCCGACGGTCGGCACCTTTGCCATGAAGCTCGACGCGGCGGGCCGCCCTCGCATGGTCCTCTACACGGGCGACCTGGACGCGGAGCGGGGGCTGGCAGGAAAGGCGCTCTACTACATCTGGTGCAACACGTCTTGCAGCAACGGCGACAACTGGGACGGCTACCAGCTGGGCTTTGGGCAAGACCAGGGCATGGACGTGGACCTGGCGCTCGACGGCCAGAACCGGCCGCGCCTGGTCTTCGACGGTGCGGGAACGGGTGGGGTCTACGCCTGGTGCAGCGCTGACTGCGAGGCATCGGGGTCGTCCTGGCAGAGCCTGGTCTTCGACTCGGGCGGTGAGGTCGACAAGAGCTGGCCGGTCGACCCCAGCACCGGCTGTGCGTTTGCCGGCTGGACGCTCGTCGACTACCTGCTGGCCCTCGATAGCGCCGGCAATCCGCGCATCGGCTACGAGGCCAGTCACACCGAGTTCTGTGGCGGCAGCGTGAGGACCAACTACCGGCTGGCGCGCTACGCCCAGTTCAACCAACCCTAGGAGGCGGCATGCGCAAGTTTGCAAGTTTTTACCTCGCCCTGAGCCTCCTCCTCACCGCCTGCCCCGGCCCCGGCGGCGGTGAGCCTCCGCCCGACTTCAGCCTCGAGCTTTCGCCCCCCAGCCTCGCCGTGGCTCGGGGGGGCAGCGCCGCGGTGACGGTCGTCCTGAGCCGGACGGGCGGCTTCGGCAGCGACGTCGCCGTATCGCTGGCGTCGCCGCCGGCGGGCGTCAGCGCCCCTCCGGTCATCGTCGCCGGGGGGTCGGCGAGCGCCACCCTGACGCTCACGGCCGGCGAGGGCGCGGCGCCCGGCCAGCACAGCCTCACGGTCGTCGGCAGTAGCGGCGGTCTCAGCGACAGCGCGACGCTCAGCCTCACGGTCGAGGCGGCCGGCGCGACGAGCATCTCCGGCACCGTCGGCGTCGCCGGGACTGGGAGCTCGAGCCTCGTCAGGGCGCTGGCGAACCTCAGCCGGGCGACCGGCGCCGAGGTGAGCGCCGAGTCGGCCTTCGTGCCCGGCGAGGTCATCGTCAGGTTCGGGTCGCTCAGCGCGCAGTCGCTCTCTAGCCTCAGCGTGAACGGGCTCGAACTCCAGCGCGTCCGCCCGCTGGCCTTCGCCTCGGCGCAGCTCTACCGGACCACGGGCCTGGACGAGGAGGAGACGCTCGAGCTGGTCCGCGCGCTGAACGCCCGCGACGACGTGCTCTACGCCCAGCCCAACTATCTGTGGCGGCCCTTCAAGACCCCTAACGACGAGTTCTATCCCCTCCAGTGGCACTACCCCGCCATCAATCTGCCCGCCGCCTGGGACGTCACTACGGGTGTGGGGACGGGCGCGGGGACGGTCGTGGCCGTGCTCGACTCGGGCATCCTCTACCGGGAGGGCGCCGCCGCCTCGCACCCCGATCTGGCCGGCAAGGTGCTGCCGGGCTACGACTTCATCTCGGACCCCAAGAACGCCGCCGACGGCGACGGGCGCGACGCCGACCCTTACGACCCTGGTCCCGCCGCGTTGACCGGCTATCACGGCAGCCACGTGGCGGGGACGATCGCCGCCGCGACGGACAACGGGCTTGGCGGTGCCGGGGTGGACTGGAGCGCTCGGATTCTGCCGGTGCGGGTGCTGGGTTTGGAGGGCGGCACCACCGTGGACATCATGGAAGGCCTGCTCTGGGCGGCGGGCCTCGGGGTCGCCGGGGTGCCGGAGAACGCCAACCCCGCCGCCGTCCTCAACTTGAGCCTCGGGGGACCGGGCCGCTGCGGCGCCTTTGAGCAGGAGGCCTTCAACCAGGTCCTGGCGCGCGGAGCCGTGGTCGTGGTCGCCGCCGGCAACGAGAATGCCGACGCGGGGGGCTTCTATCCGGCCAACTGCAGCGGCGTCGTCACCGTGGGCGCCACCGACTACCTGGGGCAGCGCGCCCACTACAGCAACTACGGCGAGCGCATCGACGTCATGGCGCCGGGCGGCGACGTGCGGGTGGACCTGAGCGGCGACGGTTTTCCCGATGGCGTCCTCAGCCTCGGCTTCGATGACAGCAGCGGGGAGTTCGGCTACAGCTTCAGCCAGGGCACCTCGATGGCCGCGCCGCACGTGGCCGGCGTGGCGGCGCTCATGAAGGGCCTCGAGCCCACGCTCACCGCCGCCGAGATCCTGAGCGTCCTCAAGGTGATGGCCCGGCCCCTGACCGGCAACGCCTGCGCGGGCCATCCTCCGGCGTTTTGTGGCGCCGGCCTGATCGACGCGCACGCGGCCGTCACGGCGGTGAGCAGCGGACCGCCGCCCGCGGAGGGGCTCGTCTTCAACCCCGACCCGCTGGACTTTGCCGCCTCCTCGGAGGAGCTCGCCCTGACCCTCACCAACCGCAGCGGCTCGAGCCTCGGCTGGGAGATCGTCGGTTACGAGCCCGCTGCCGGCAACCCCGGTGACGTTCTAGACGGGGTCCTCTACCTAGGCGAGGGGGCGCCGGCGAGCGGCAGCCTCCCCGCGGGCGGCAGCGTCAGCACTGTCGTCGGCGTGGACCGCTCACAGGCGGCCGCGGACGGCTCCTACCGCCTCGACTTGGTGGTTGGGACCGGCGCCGAGGAGTTCCGCCTGCCCGTCCTCTTCCGCAAGGGGAGCGCGCCGCCGGCAGGTCCGCTGGGGCCGATGGTGGTGGTGGCTTTCCAGGAGGCCGGGGGAGACTTCGTCCTGACCGGCTTCCAGGGGAGCCAGGGCGTCATCACCAGCTATACCCTGGCGGTGCCGCCCGGCGAGCACTACGTGGTGGCCTGGTCCGACGAGAACGACAACGATGAGATCGACGCGGGCGACTACTACGGCGAATACCCGGAGACTGTCGCCGCGGTTCCCGGCCAGGGCGTGAGCGACATCGACTTTGCGATCAGCCGGCTGGTGAGCGCGCCGAGCAGCGGGCTGAGCTTCGACCTGAGCTTCGACCCGAGCTTCGACAGGGGCTGGCTCGAGCGCCTGAAAAGGCAGTGAAAGGATAGAACATGCAACTTTTCAGCCTTGTCTTGATCGTCTTTGCCTTGCTTGGCATGGCCTCCGCCCAGCCTCCAACCCTCAACCTCGAGTACGGCGCGGACGTCTACTTGAGCGACGTGTCTAGGGGCCTGGAGAACTTGCCGGCCTACCGCCAGCACTATGTGATGGTGAGAGAGGGCGCGCAGGGGCAGCAGGAGATTTACGAGTGGATAAACGAGCTGACCGCCCTGGGCGACCGGCACGCGCGGGAACGCTTCGGCGCCCCCCAAAACTTCAGCAGGGCCAGCTACCAGGTCGGCGGCCAGGCCGTCTTCTACGCCGCGCCAGAGGGCGGCGAGGCCATCTGCCAGCCCATGCCCGAGTTTCGGGAGCTCGAGCCCATGATCGGCGTCGCCGACACCACGGGCTTCAAGAGCGCGACGCTCGCAGCGGCAGGTGAGAGCGTGGGCGGCATCCTCGCCGACCGCTACACGCTCGACCCGCCCCCTTACAGCCCCAACTACGACGCGCTGGAAGGGGAGCTGTGGCTGGCGCGGGAGGGCGGCACCCTCGTCAAGTACGAGATCAGGGGCAGACGCGGCGAGGAGACGACCATTTGGAGCTACGAACTCACCGAGGTAGCCGGCCTCGAGCTTCCGGCAGGCTGTGCCGCAAGGCCCTAGCAAGGCCAAAACGATGACGTACTACCTCCACGGGGCCTTTGCCCTATACTCTTGTCATGACCACCTGGCAGTTGCGGGTGCTCGGCGAGGTCTGCCTCGAGGGAGAGGGCAAGCGGCTTGCCCTCGAGCGCAAGACGGCGGCGCTCTTGACCTATCTGGCGCTCGAGGGGCAGGCATCGCGGTCCAGGCTGGCCGGGCTCTTCTGGCCCGACCGGCCCGAAGACAAGGCCCGCGGCAACTTGAGGCAGTGTCTGCACCGCTTGCGTGCCGATACGGCTGAGCAGCTGGTGACGGGCGGCGACGTCTTGCAGCTCGGCGCCGCCGTCCAGGCGGACGCGGCGCGGTTCAAGGTGCTGATGTTTTCCGGCGCCAACCGCGAGGCCCTGGCGCTCTTCGGCGAACTCCTCGCCCCCTTCGACTACGACGACCTCCCGGACTTTGCCGACTGGCTTTTCGCCGAACGCGAAACGCTGCTGAAGCTGAGGCGGGAGGCCCTGAGCGGCGAGATGAGCCGCCTCGAGAGCCAGGGCGACGTTCAGGGCGCGCTCGGCCTCGCCGCCGCGCTCGTCGCCCAGGACCCGGTCTCGGAGGAGGCGCAGCGCCAACTCATGCGCCTGCACTACCTCTCGGGCGACCGCGCCGCCGCGCTCGCGGCCTTTGCGCGTTGCCGCGAGCTGCTGCGGCGCGAACTGGGCGTCGAGCCGCTGCCCGAGACGCTGCGGCTGGCCGATGAGATCGCGGCGGGCGGCCTGTTGCCCAAGCCGGTCGCCGGGGCGCGCCGGCCGATTCCGCTGGCGATCCAGCGGCCGCCCGTCCTGGCGGGCCGGGAAGAGGACTGGGAGAGGCTCGAGGAGGCCTGGGACGCGGGCCAGTTCATCTTTATCGCGGGCGAAGCGGGGCTGGGCAAGACCCGGCTGGCGCACGACTTCGCCGCGTCCAAAGGGCCTTACCTGCGCTTTTCCGGGCGCCCCGGCGACGCGGCCGTGCCCTATGCCGCCAACGCCCGCGCTTGGCGGCAGATCTTAGCGGCGCGACCCGAGCTAGGGCTCGAGCCCTGGCTGCGCGTCGAGCTGTCGCGGCTCCTGCCCGAGCTCGAGCAGGGCGAAGCGCCTCCGCCCCTGGCGAGCGAGACCGACAAGCTGCGCTTTTTCGACGCCCAAGGCGAGCTGCTCCTGTTGGGCTTGCGGGGTCTGGCCGCCGCCATCATCGACGACCTGCACTTTTACGATCTCGCCAGCAGCGAGGTCGCCGTCTACCTGACCGGCAAGTACGCACCCTTTGGACGGCCCGGCGGGCTGCCCCGCTTTATCGACTGTTACCGCAGCTTTGAACTCGCCGCTGAAGCCGCCGCCTATATCGAGCGGCTGGTCGAAGCGGGGACGGCCGCACTGATCGAGCTCAAGCCCCTCGACGAGCGGGCGGTCGCCGTCCTCGTCGACGGCTTCAAGCTCCCCACCGGCGCGGGGCTGAGCGAGGCCCTGAGCCGCTTTACCGGCGGCAACCCGCTCTTTATCGTCGAGACGGTCAAGAGCCTCTATGAAGCGGGCAAGCTGAGCGCCGACAGCCCCGCTCAGGCGCTCGCGCCGCTGCCCCCAAGCGGTCGGGTGAGCAACCTGATTCGCCAGCGCCTGGAGCGCCTCTCGCCCCAAGCCGGCAGGCTCCTGTGGAGCGCGGCGGTCGCCGGCGAGGACTTCGACCTCGAGCTGGCCGCCCACCTGCTGGACACCGCCCCCCTCGAGCTCTCCGCAAGCTGGCGGGAGCTGGAGACGCGCCATATCCTTGCGGGCGACAGGTTCAGCCACGACCTCCTCTACGAGACGGCGCTCACCACCATCCCGGCGCCCGTCAAAGCCCTGCTGCACCGCCGCTGCGCCGGGTATCTCGAGGCTCATGAGGCCAATCCTGCGCGCATTGCCCAGCACTATGTGGAAGCGGGAGATGAACCAAGAGCGGTACCGTGGCTCTTAAAGGCAGCCAAAGAGGCCGAAAAGGCCTTCCAGTTCACTCAAGCTACCGAATTCTACGAGCGGGCGGCGAACGGCCTCGAGGCTCGAGGAGATAAGCAGGGCGCCTTTGAGGCGTTAGAAGCTTGTGCCGAGTTGCTTGGCCGCTTTGACGTGGGCGCAAGGTCCCAGGCAGTACTCGACAAATTGCAAAACCTCAGTCAAACACCGGAAACGCAAGCCAGGGTATGGGTTAAGCAGGCCGAATTTTACCTGCTGGCGAAACGGTTTACCGAGGTAGAACGGCTTGCCCGCATGGGTTGCGATTACGCTGTCACCGCCGGGCACCTTTTGCTGCAAGCCGAGTTTCAGCAGTTGCTCGGTGTCGCCTTGCTCGGACAAGGTCGCATCACCGAAGCCATCGAGCCACATCAAACGTTCGTCGCCTTGAGCGAGCGGCTGGATCATAAAGAGGCTTCCGTTGCCGCTCTCGCGAACCTGGGTCTCCTTTTCGACCAGCTCGGCCGCCACCGCGAAGCCGTCTCCTTACATCGCCGCGCCGACCAAGCGCTTCAAGACTGGGGCGAAAAACTCTGGGCGCGGCCCCTGTTACTCAGAAATGCGGCTGCCAGCCAGCTCGCCTTGGGTCTCGTGCAAGACGCACTGCACACTCTCGCCGAGTCGGATCTTTTGCTCACGAAGTTCGGCGGCGGCGGCACAGCCCAACCCAAGGTGCTTTTGACCATGAGTTGCTGTTGGCAGCACCTCAACCGCTACAGACATGCCTTAGGCTGTCTGGAACGCGTTCGGGAACTGGACAGCCATGGAATCGAACTGGAACCGATGCACAGGTGCTTCGCCGCGCTGTTTACCGAGCTTGGCAACTTCCGTGAAGCAGAGGCTCACGTCGAGGCTGCCCTCAGTCAACCAAACCTGACGCACCAAAAGCGCAGTGACGCCCTCCTCCTCCGCGCCAAGCTGTTGGCAAGCCGACAAGAGGATCCCGGTGACACCTTAAGGGAGCTGGACCAGCTGTTACGCACGGCCGAGCAACCATCTCTCTCGTGCAAGCTGTGGATACTACAGGCTCCACAGCTTGAGCCGGAGGCGGGATATGCGCTTGCCTGCAAAGCGCTGACGGCCTCCAAGAGGCTCGAGCTCGCCGGTCTCCAGATTGCCGCCGAAGTCCGTTGCGCACAAGCCCTTCTTGACCTGGACAGAGCGGACGAAGCCCTTCGGCACGTGCAGTCAAGCATGGTTCTGCTGGAGGCTTGCCACCCCGTCGACTTTTACCTCGGCGAAGTGCTCTTCACCCACTACCGGGTCTTGGCCGCACTTGACGATCCCACGGCTCCCGACCACCTTCGAACGTGCGTGAACTGGGTCTTAGGCGTAGCTGACCGCGACGTCCCGCTCGAGTACCGTCGCAGCTTCCTGGAAGACAACCCGGTGAACAAGGCCATCCTGGGGGCTGCTCGCCTCGCCGGCCTCGACGTCCCCGCGGCCTGGCCTTCGTAGCTGTTGATCGCCGTCCCTTCGGGGTGCTGTGCGAACACGCCCAGTCACGCTCCAGTCACGCACGCCCGCCTAAGCTTGCTCCGTCGCCCCTGAGAAGGGGCGAGCACAAGGAGGAAAGCATGCGCAACGTTTACGTGGTAGTCATTATTCTCTTGACGGCAACGCTGCTGTCGGCCTGCGGCGGGGGCGGCACCCCGACCCC
The Deinococcota bacterium genome window above contains:
- a CDS encoding S8 family serine peptidase: MRKFASFYLALSLLLTACPGPGGGEPPPDFSLELSPPSLAVARGGSAAVTVVLSRTGGFGSDVAVSLASPPAGVSAPPVIVAGGSASATLTLTAGEGAAPGQHSLTVVGSSGGLSDSATLSLTVEAAGATSISGTVGVAGTGSSSLVRALANLSRATGAEVSAESAFVPGEVIVRFGSLSAQSLSSLSVNGLELQRVRPLAFASAQLYRTTGLDEEETLELVRALNARDDVLYAQPNYLWRPFKTPNDEFYPLQWHYPAINLPAAWDVTTGVGTGAGTVVAVLDSGILYREGAAASHPDLAGKVLPGYDFISDPKNAADGDGRDADPYDPGPAALTGYHGSHVAGTIAAATDNGLGGAGVDWSARILPVRVLGLEGGTTVDIMEGLLWAAGLGVAGVPENANPAAVLNLSLGGPGRCGAFEQEAFNQVLARGAVVVVAAGNENADAGGFYPANCSGVVTVGATDYLGQRAHYSNYGERIDVMAPGGDVRVDLSGDGFPDGVLSLGFDDSSGEFGYSFSQGTSMAAPHVAGVAALMKGLEPTLTAAEILSVLKVMARPLTGNACAGHPPAFCGAGLIDAHAAVTAVSSGPPPAEGLVFNPDPLDFAASSEELALTLTNRSGSSLGWEIVGYEPAAGNPGDVLDGVLYLGEGAPASGSLPAGGSVSTVVGVDRSQAAADGSYRLDLVVGTGAEEFRLPVLFRKGSAPPAGPLGPMVVVAFQEAGGDFVLTGFQGSQGVITSYTLAVPPGEHYVVAWSDENDNDEIDAGDYYGEYPETVAAVPGQGVSDIDFAISRLVSAPSSGLSFDLSFDPSFDRGWLERLKRQ
- a CDS encoding Ig domain-containing protein; translation: MKIRGNLTLLVVLVAAFLAACNGGTSAPPGSGDFQLSLTPASLSVARGAVATTTVTLERSGGFTGAVSVSLHNPPAGISAAPLTIPADAVSAELTLSAASSAASGPASLTVQGSSGNVSRMASLALTVGEGGGNNGGNNGSGERPIIHAFAADPATIAPGQASTLSWSVTGATGLVIDQGVGAVTGSSTAVSPAQTTEYTLTATNAAGSVSAKATVRVTADGGGGGAISTFFLPFVQMGDTIYNTEAPKVAVDAAGGVHVAHDFASASDDHPMFYGYCPGDCTEASRFTLVALGARESAFEVNLVLDPQGRPRMLWDVYQAFRYAECNANCTDASAWTLTTIPTGQDLTETSKRLLALDAQGRPRFVYTYKNSHIEAENGTFYVYCDASCTDGANWRRLRLSPYVLQRPMLALTPAGQPRLAFYDYYEVNGQDVPFVGYLECNAGCDNAAGWTETPLFALEPTVGTFAMKLDAAGRPRMVLYTGDLDAERGLAGKALYYIWCNTSCSNGDNWDGYQLGFGQDQGMDVDLALDGQNRPRLVFDGAGTGGVYAWCSADCEASGSSWQSLVFDSGGEVDKSWPVDPSTGCAFAGWTLVDYLLALDSAGNPRIGYEASHTEFCGGSVRTNYRLARYAQFNQP
- a CDS encoding transcriptional regulator produces the protein MTTWQLRVLGEVCLEGEGKRLALERKTAALLTYLALEGQASRSRLAGLFWPDRPEDKARGNLRQCLHRLRADTAEQLVTGGDVLQLGAAVQADAARFKVLMFSGANREALALFGELLAPFDYDDLPDFADWLFAERETLLKLRREALSGEMSRLESQGDVQGALGLAAALVAQDPVSEEAQRQLMRLHYLSGDRAAALAAFARCRELLRRELGVEPLPETLRLADEIAAGGLLPKPVAGARRPIPLAIQRPPVLAGREEDWERLEEAWDAGQFIFIAGEAGLGKTRLAHDFAASKGPYLRFSGRPGDAAVPYAANARAWRQILAARPELGLEPWLRVELSRLLPELEQGEAPPPLASETDKLRFFDAQGELLLLGLRGLAAAIIDDLHFYDLASSEVAVYLTGKYAPFGRPGGLPRFIDCYRSFELAAEAAAYIERLVEAGTAALIELKPLDERAVAVLVDGFKLPTGAGLSEALSRFTGGNPLFIVETVKSLYEAGKLSADSPAQALAPLPPSGRVSNLIRQRLERLSPQAGRLLWSAAVAGEDFDLELAAHLLDTAPLELSASWRELETRHILAGDRFSHDLLYETALTTIPAPVKALLHRRCAGYLEAHEANPARIAQHYVEAGDEPRAVPWLLKAAKEAEKAFQFTQATEFYERAANGLEARGDKQGAFEALEACAELLGRFDVGARSQAVLDKLQNLSQTPETQARVWVKQAEFYLLAKRFTEVERLARMGCDYAVTAGHLLLQAEFQQLLGVALLGQGRITEAIEPHQTFVALSERLDHKEASVAALANLGLLFDQLGRHREAVSLHRRADQALQDWGEKLWARPLLLRNAAASQLALGLVQDALHTLAESDLLLTKFGGGGTAQPKVLLTMSCCWQHLNRYRHALGCLERVRELDSHGIELEPMHRCFAALFTELGNFREAEAHVEAALSQPNLTHQKRSDALLLRAKLLASRQEDPGDTLRELDQLLRTAEQPSLSCKLWILQAPQLEPEAGYALACKALTASKRLELAGLQIAAEVRCAQALLDLDRADEALRHVQSSMVLLEACHPVDFYLGEVLFTHYRVLAALDDPTAPDHLRTCVNWVLGVADRDVPLEYRRSFLEDNPVNKAILGAARLAGLDVPAAWPS